AACGCACGGACCTCGTCCAGCTCGTGCAGCACGCGGTCGCGGTTGCCGAGCAGCATGTTCGCGGTCCGCTCCGCTGGTGTGCCGGCGACCCGCGTGCCGTCGGAGAAGCTGCCCGCGGCCAGCGCCAGCACCGCGTCGCGCAGCGGCGCCCGCTGTGTCGCTCCGGCCAACGCGCCGGCCAGCAGGTGCGGCACGTGCGAGGCGAGCGCGGCCGCCGAGTCGTGCGCCGGCGCGGACATCGGCACGACCCGCGCACCGAACAACTCCACCAGCAGCCCGGTCAGCCAGCGGAAGGCGTCCGTCGCGGCGCCCCCCGCCGGGCAGAGCACCCAGGCGGCGCCGGCCAGCAGGGTCGGCGAGGCGGCAGTCAGGCCGGCCGACTCCGCGCCGGCCATCGGATGCCCCGGGACGAACCGGTCGATCAGCCCGAGCCGGTCGGCCGTCTCGGCCACCTCGACCTTGGTGCTGCCGACATCGGTGAGCACGCAGCCGGGCGCGGTCAGCTCGGCCACCCGGGCCAGGGTCTCCGGGAGGGTGGGCAGCGGGCCGCAGAGGAAGACCAGGTCCCGATCGGCCACGGTCTGCTCGATCGTGGCCGGGGCGACCACCCCCCGGCCCTGGGCTCGATCACGAGTCGCCGGGTCCGGATCCCATCCCGCCACGTCCAGGCCCGCATCGGCCAGCCGCAGCAGAACGGATCCACCGATCAGGCCGGTGCCGATCACGGCCACCCGCACCCGCGTACCGGGCCTGTCCACCATCCGCGCGCCTCGACCTTCCTGCTGGGTGCGGGACCGACGCGGCCCCGACCAGGTCCGCGGCCGAGGATATCGCCCGGGCCGAGCCGCCCCCGGGTCAGTCCTCGGCGGCCATCGCCTCGTCGCGGCACGCGACGAACGGGATCACCGGGTTGCGGTTGCTGTACTGCCAGGGCCAGGCGGTCACCTGATCGCCGATCACCTCGAACCGGCCGGCGGCGGATCGTAGGTCACCGACCTTCGAGCGAGGTGCTGGAGAAGCAGAGCCGGGACACGCTGCTGAAGGTCTTCCGCCGGATCACCGACTGACGCCGCCCGGGCGGTCGGCTCGCAGGGGCCGACCGCCCGGACCGCGATCGATCAGGCGTCAGCGAGGCGGCCGGCGACCGCTGCGACGTGCTCGTCGGTCTCGGTCAGCGCAACCCGGACGTACTGGCCGGCGCTGGGGCCGTAGAAGACGCCGGCCGCGACCAGGATGCCGCGCCGAGCCAGCCAGTCGACGGTCTGCCAGCAGTCCTCACCACGCGTCAACCAGAGGTAAAGACCCGCCTCCGAGTGCTCGACGGTGAAGCCGGCACCGGTGAACGCGGCCGTCAACACCTCGCGCCGGGCACGGTAGCGCTCCCGCTGCTCGTCGGCGTGTCGCTCGTCCTGCAGTGCCGCCACCATCGCCGCCTGCACCGGCGCCGGCACGATCATGCCGGCGTGCTTGCGGACCTTCAGCAGCTCGGCGACGAGCGCCGGGTCACCGGCGACGAACCCGGCCCGGTAGCCGGCGAGGTTGGAACGCTTGGACAGCGAGTGCAGGGCCAGCACACCGTCGTAGCTGCCACCGCTGACCTGCGGAGACAGCACCGACACCGGCTCGGCCGACCAGCCGAGTGGCAGATAGCACTCGTCGCTGGCGACCACCGCGCCGCGTTCCCGGGCCCAGTCGACCACCTTCCGCAGGTGCGCCGCGGGCAGCACCCGGCCAGTGGGGTTGCCGGGCGAGTTGACCCAGACCAGGCGGACCCGCGAGGTCGGCCCGACCGACGTGAGCGAGTCGGTGCGGACGACGGTCGCACCGGCCAGCCGGGCGCCGTCCTCGTAGGTCGGGTACGCGATCGACGGCACCACCACCACGTCGCCCGGCCCGATGCCGAGCAGGGTGGGCAGCCAGGCGACCAGCTCCTTCGAGCCGATGGTCGGCAGTACGCCGAGACCGTCGACCCCGGCACCACAAGCCCGGGACACCCACGCCGCGATCGCGGCCCGCAACGCCGGGGTACCGGCGGTCAGCGGATAACCGGGAGCGTCGGACGCGTCAGCGAGCGCCTGGCGGATCACCTCGGGCACCGGGTCGACCGGCGTACCCATGGAGAGGTTGATCAGGCCCTCCGGATGCGCCGCGGCCAGGGTGGCCGCGGCGTCCAGAGTGTCCCAGGTGAACTCGGGCAGTCGCGACGAGACCGGCGCGGACCGGGTCAGTGGCCCTCGCCGCGCGGCGCCTGCGCGGCGACGAAGGTGGCGTCCTTCTCCACCTTGCCGATCTTCGAGGCGCCACCGGGCGAGCCCAGGTCCTCGAAGAACTCGTAGTTGGCGCCGGTGTAGTCCTTCCACTGCTCCGGGACGTCGTCCTCGTAGAAGATCGCCTCCACGGGGCAGACGGGCTCGCAGGCACCACAGTCGACGCACTCGTCGGGGTGGATGTAGAGCATCCGGTTGCCCTCGTAAATGCAGTCGACCGGGCACTCCTCGATACATGCCTTGTCGAGCACATCCACGCACGGCTCGGCGATGATGTAGGTCACCGGTCTTCTCCTCCGCAAGACGCGCCGCGATCTCCCGCGACAGTAAGAGCCTAGTATCTCGCCGGGGAGGGGGTCGATCGTGCTCCGACAGCAGGATGTGGGACACCGGATCGTAGTCCGCCGGATTGTGGGGATTCGCGAAGGGCGCCCGCTCTTTTCCGATGCCCTCGGCGAGCTGGTCGAGCTGAGCGAGACTCATCTCACGCTCTCCACCGCACGCGGCCAGCTACGGGTCCCGGTGGCACAGGTCCATCGCGCCAAGCGGGTGCCGCCGACCCGCCGGCCGACCGCCGCGGCGGTCGTGGCGCTTGAGCGGGCCGCCGACGAGGCCTGGCCGGCACCGACGCGGGGCCGGCTCGGCGAGTGGCTGCTCCGCTCCGCCGACGGCTGGACCGGCCGGGCCAACTCCGCCCTGCCGATCGGCGACCCGGACCGACCGCTGCCCGCCGCCGTGGACGCGGTCGAGCGCTGGTACGCCGAGCAGGGCCAACCACCGATGATCAACACACCGCTGCCACTCGCCGCCCCGGTCGGTGCCGAGTTGGACGCCCGCGGCTGGGGCGTCCGCCCGCCGACCCTGGTGCAGACCGCTCCGCTCCCCCTGCTGACGACGGCGTCCGCCGAAGCCCCGCCCGCGCTGACCGTGTCGGCCAACCCACCGACGGCCGACGTACCGGCAGCCGGCCTACCGGACGGTGACGGGCACGTCACTGTCTCCGCCGACCAGACCAGCCCCACTGACGGCCACACCGCCACCGACCAGGCCCGCGCCGGTGACGGGCACGGCGACGCGGTCGCCGACCAGGCTGGCGCCGCTGGCAGGCACGGCGACGCGGGGAGCGACGCGGTCGTCGAGCTGGCCAGCGCGCCGAGTGAGGCGTGGCTGGCCGTCGCCGCCGGCCGCAAGGGTGGCCTACCGGACGCCGCCCGGCACGTGCTCACCGCCGTGGACCAGGTCCGTTTCGCCCACGTGTACGCCGACGGCAGCCTGGTGGCGATCGGCCGGGGCACGGTGACCGGCCAGGGGCGCTGGTTGGGCCTCAGCCTGATCGAGGTGCTGCCGGTGGCCCGCCGCCAGGGGCTGGCCCGCCGGCTGATCCACGAGTTGGCCGCTTGGGGCGTGTCCGCCGACGCGACGCATGCCTTCCTTCAGGTCGAGCAGCGCAACACTGCGGCCGTCGCGCTCTACCAGCGGCTCGGCTTCACCACCCACCACACCTATTTGACCCGGTTCGCCCCAAACTCACAACGCTGACCGGCCCCACGAACCGCCTTCCGGGCGATGATCCACTCCACTTCCCCGACATGGGGGTAT
The nucleotide sequence above comes from Micromonospora luteifusca. Encoded proteins:
- a CDS encoding prephenate dehydrogenase, giving the protein MVDRPGTRVRVAVIGTGLIGGSVLLRLADAGLDVAGWDPDPATRDRAQGRGVVAPATIEQTVADRDLVFLCGPLPTLPETLARVAELTAPGCVLTDVGSTKVEVAETADRLGLIDRFVPGHPMAGAESAGLTAASPTLLAGAAWVLCPAGGAATDAFRWLTGLLVELFGARVVPMSAPAHDSAAALASHVPHLLAGALAGATQRAPLRDAVLALAAGSFSDGTRVAGTPAERTANMLLGNRDRVLHELDEVRAFLDGLAAELRADDGPALIARYTEARTARLALLDRRFAGQAREFPAGGDHDSEVAWLRGLGDVGGHLTGCRIGPDVVSYTAWLPVAD
- the dapC gene encoding succinyldiaminopimelate transaminase; its protein translation is MTRSAPVSSRLPEFTWDTLDAAATLAAAHPEGLINLSMGTPVDPVPEVIRQALADASDAPGYPLTAGTPALRAAIAAWVSRACGAGVDGLGVLPTIGSKELVAWLPTLLGIGPGDVVVVPSIAYPTYEDGARLAGATVVRTDSLTSVGPTSRVRLVWVNSPGNPTGRVLPAAHLRKVVDWARERGAVVASDECYLPLGWSAEPVSVLSPQVSGGSYDGVLALHSLSKRSNLAGYRAGFVAGDPALVAELLKVRKHAGMIVPAPVQAAMVAALQDERHADEQRERYRARREVLTAAFTGAGFTVEHSEAGLYLWLTRGEDCWQTVDWLARRGILVAAGVFYGPSAGQYVRVALTETDEHVAAVAGRLADA
- the fdxA gene encoding ferredoxin, yielding MTYIIAEPCVDVLDKACIEECPVDCIYEGNRMLYIHPDECVDCGACEPVCPVEAIFYEDDVPEQWKDYTGANYEFFEDLGSPGGASKIGKVEKDATFVAAQAPRGEGH
- a CDS encoding GNAT family N-acetyltransferase — its product is MLRQQDVGHRIVVRRIVGIREGRPLFSDALGELVELSETHLTLSTARGQLRVPVAQVHRAKRVPPTRRPTAAAVVALERAADEAWPAPTRGRLGEWLLRSADGWTGRANSALPIGDPDRPLPAAVDAVERWYAEQGQPPMINTPLPLAAPVGAELDARGWGVRPPTLVQTAPLPLLTTASAEAPPALTVSANPPTADVPAAGLPDGDGHVTVSADQTSPTDGHTATDQARAGDGHGDAVADQAGAAGRHGDAGSDAVVELASAPSEAWLAVAAGRKGGLPDAARHVLTAVDQVRFAHVYADGSLVAIGRGTVTGQGRWLGLSLIEVLPVARRQGLARRLIHELAAWGVSADATHAFLQVEQRNTAAVALYQRLGFTTHHTYLTRFAPNSQR